A window of the Deinobacterium chartae genome harbors these coding sequences:
- a CDS encoding LPXTG cell wall anchor domain-containing protein — protein MKHTRTVLTALLLALAPAATGSVSLAQSTDPSIREVNPDAVARNNTSIYNLLGLAGLLGLLGLIPRKRKDR, from the coding sequence ATGAAACACACCCGCACGGTTCTGACCGCCCTGCTTCTCGCCCTGGCCCCGGCCGCCACCGGATCGGTCAGTTTGGCCCAGAGCACCGATCCTTCGATTCGCGAAGTCAACCCGGACGCGGTGGCCCGCAACAACACGTCCATCTACAACCTCCTCGGTCTGGCCGGGCTGCTCGGACTGCTCGGGCTGATTCCACGCAAACGGAAAGACCGCTAG
- a CDS encoding alpha-amylase/4-alpha-glucanotransferase domain-containing protein, with translation MNKLELALVFHHHQPSGNLPEMFEKAFREAYEPFVDALERHPGVRVTLHYSGALLDDIRERRPAFLEKLRALQARGQVELLGGAMYEPILAAIPDRDKLGQIRYNAEVLEEMFGVRPRGVWLAERVWEPHFPAILEAAGVKYTLLDDTQFEAIGYAPGDLLGSYLTEEEGRAVEVFPMNTELRPLLPFEPPQRFLEALRKLMPTAPETPETPLPLVVIGEDGEKFGLWEGTAQICYEGGWLDRFFEALEKATDWLSTTTLEARVKTARPLSHAYLPSGAYAEMGEWSLPLEAAAAFRAARERGVPVPRLAGGHWRNFLVKYPEVGAMQKRMAYVSRKLHNTPRAPQQAYVHLYRAQAGDAYWHAHHGGAYHNFLRFSVYRNLIEAENAVEPRKYSWLEIEYVDIDADGSEEVVVESNTMNLHFKPRSGGTLTEWDFRPRAVNLTDSFTRRREPYHAGTDLLLDHYLRRSLIDHFVGGEVSLQQFAQGDYLELGDFVHGDFEAGKYRNRVTLRRVGTVRGPAGVPVEVELKKSVRVLPKENRLEIEYKITNHGDWDIITRFGSEWNFGLLAAHAPDRYYAVGGRRVADLGSTFETRDVAQASLVDEWLGLEVSFEFEGREALLWNHPVETLVPGAPGGALEAVYQSSVTMPLWDLDLPKRRSRRLAYSVVVRER, from the coding sequence TTGAACAAGCTCGAACTCGCCCTCGTGTTTCACCACCATCAGCCCAGCGGCAACCTGCCCGAGATGTTCGAGAAGGCCTTTCGTGAGGCTTACGAGCCGTTCGTGGACGCCCTCGAGCGTCACCCCGGCGTGCGGGTCACGCTGCACTACAGCGGCGCCCTGCTCGACGACATCCGGGAGCGCCGCCCCGCGTTCCTCGAGAAGCTGCGCGCCCTGCAGGCGCGCGGTCAGGTCGAACTGCTCGGCGGCGCCATGTACGAACCGATCCTGGCGGCCATTCCCGACCGCGACAAACTCGGCCAGATCCGCTACAACGCCGAGGTGCTCGAGGAGATGTTCGGCGTGCGTCCGCGCGGCGTGTGGTTGGCCGAGCGCGTGTGGGAGCCGCACTTTCCGGCGATCCTCGAGGCGGCGGGCGTGAAGTACACGCTGCTCGACGATACCCAGTTCGAGGCGATCGGCTACGCTCCCGGGGACCTGCTTGGCAGCTACCTCACCGAAGAAGAGGGCCGCGCGGTCGAGGTGTTCCCGATGAACACCGAGCTGCGCCCGCTGCTGCCCTTTGAGCCGCCGCAACGCTTCCTCGAGGCGCTGCGCAAGCTGATGCCCACCGCCCCCGAGACGCCCGAAACGCCGCTGCCGCTGGTCGTCATCGGCGAGGACGGCGAGAAGTTCGGGCTGTGGGAAGGAACCGCGCAGATCTGCTACGAAGGCGGCTGGCTCGACCGCTTTTTCGAGGCGCTCGAGAAAGCCACGGACTGGCTGAGTACCACCACCCTCGAGGCGCGCGTGAAAACCGCCCGGCCGCTGAGCCACGCGTACCTGCCCTCGGGTGCTTACGCCGAGATGGGCGAGTGGAGCTTGCCCCTCGAGGCCGCCGCCGCTTTCCGCGCGGCGCGCGAACGCGGCGTGCCGGTCCCCCGCCTTGCCGGTGGGCACTGGCGTAACTTTCTGGTCAAGTACCCCGAGGTGGGGGCCATGCAAAAGCGCATGGCCTACGTGTCGCGTAAATTGCACAACACCCCGCGCGCCCCGCAGCAGGCCTACGTGCACCTCTACCGTGCCCAGGCCGGAGACGCTTACTGGCATGCACACCACGGCGGGGCCTACCACAACTTCTTGCGCTTCTCGGTGTACCGCAACCTGATCGAGGCCGAGAACGCGGTCGAGCCGCGCAAGTACTCGTGGCTGGAGATCGAGTACGTGGACATAGACGCCGACGGCTCCGAAGAGGTGGTGGTCGAGAGCAACACCATGAACTTGCACTTCAAGCCGCGTTCGGGCGGCACGCTGACCGAGTGGGACTTCCGTCCGCGGGCTGTGAACCTCACCGACTCGTTCACGCGCCGCCGCGAACCGTACCACGCCGGAACCGACCTGCTGCTCGATCACTACCTGCGCCGCAGCCTGATCGACCACTTCGTGGGCGGCGAGGTGTCGCTGCAGCAGTTCGCGCAGGGCGACTACCTCGAGCTGGGCGACTTCGTACACGGGGACTTCGAGGCAGGCAAGTACCGCAACCGCGTCACCCTGCGCCGGGTCGGCACCGTACGCGGCCCGGCCGGAGTGCCCGTCGAGGTCGAGCTGAAAAAGAGCGTGCGGGTCCTGCCGAAAGAAAACCGCCTCGAGATCGAGTACAAGATCACCAACCACGGCGACTGGGACATCATCACCCGCTTTGGCAGCGAGTGGAACTTCGGGCTGCTGGCCGCGCATGCCCCGGACCGCTACTACGCGGTCGGCGGACGCCGCGTGGCCGACTTGGGCAGCACCTTCGAGACCCGCGACGTGGCCCAAGCCAGCCTGGTGGACGAGTGGCTGGGCCTCGAGGTGAGCTTCGAGTTCGAGGGCCGCGAGGCCCTGCTGTGGAACCATCCGGTAGAGACCCTGGTCCCCGGCGCGCCGGGCGGCGCGCTCGAGGCGGTTTACCAGTCGAGCGTCACCATGCCCCTGTGGGACCTGGACCTGCCCAAGCGCCGCTCGCGCAGGTTGGCCTACAGCGTGGTGGTGCGCGAACGCTAA
- a CDS encoding YczE/YyaS/YitT family protein, translating to MPLSTDASRLSAPFGGISRLGFGPRFALLMLGLALFGLAINLMLAADLGLSPWDLLHQGIDRRAPLSFGQVSITVGLLVLLASRLLLGQRIGLGSFCNMLFIGVFIDLFAPLIPHPHGWLAWVQFVLGVVLVGLASGMYIGANFGAGPRDGLVLGLSGRFGWPAKYVRTGVELLVLAVGVLLGGTLGWGTLLFAIGVGPAMSFGLGLFGLRR from the coding sequence ATGCCGCTTTCCACCGACGCCTCCCGCCTGTCCGCGCCTTTTGGCGGTATTTCCCGGCTCGGTTTCGGGCCACGTTTTGCTCTGCTGATGCTGGGCCTGGCCCTTTTCGGGTTGGCGATCAACCTGATGCTGGCCGCCGACCTGGGGCTGTCGCCCTGGGACCTGCTGCATCAGGGCATTGATCGCCGCGCTCCGCTGAGCTTCGGGCAGGTGTCGATCACGGTGGGTCTGCTGGTGCTGCTGGCCTCGAGGCTGCTGCTCGGACAGCGCATAGGACTTGGAAGTTTTTGCAACATGCTGTTTATCGGCGTGTTCATTGACCTGTTCGCACCGCTCATCCCGCATCCGCACGGCTGGCTGGCCTGGGTGCAGTTCGTGCTGGGCGTGGTGCTGGTCGGTCTTGCCAGCGGCATGTACATCGGGGCCAATTTCGGGGCGGGGCCGCGTGACGGATTGGTGCTGGGCCTCTCGGGCCGCTTCGGCTGGCCGGCCAAGTACGTGCGGACCGGGGTAGAACTGCTGGTGCTGGCCGTGGGCGTGCTGCTGGGCGGCACCCTGGGCTGGGGCACCTTGCTGTTCGCCATCGGTGTCGGTCCGGCCATGTCCTTCGGGCTGGGCCTGTTCGGTCTGCGACGGTAA
- a CDS encoding RNA ligase family protein: protein MQGRFKYPRTPHLPWSPGRGSDDLTLGDLSFFAGREVVVTEKLDGENTTLYRDGLHARSLDPRPHASRDWVKALQARIGWMIPQGWRLCGENLFAVHSLRYTDLRSYFYLFSVWNERNVALAWDDTLEWAERLGLEVPDVLYRGVFDERRLRLLAQRLDPGRQEGYVQRLAGEIAYADFAFSVAKYVRAGHVTTDAHWLERPVMRNGLRSGRRG from the coding sequence ATGCAAGGTCGCTTCAAGTATCCCCGCACACCCCACCTTCCCTGGTCGCCGGGGCGGGGCAGCGACGACCTGACCCTGGGGGACCTGTCGTTCTTCGCAGGCCGCGAGGTGGTGGTGACCGAGAAGCTCGACGGCGAGAACACCACGCTGTACCGTGACGGTCTGCACGCCCGCTCGCTCGACCCCCGGCCGCACGCCTCGAGGGACTGGGTCAAGGCCCTGCAGGCCCGCATCGGCTGGATGATTCCCCAGGGCTGGCGGCTGTGCGGCGAGAACCTGTTCGCGGTGCACTCGCTGCGCTACACCGACTTGCGCTCGTACTTCTACCTGTTTTCGGTGTGGAACGAGCGCAACGTGGCCCTCGCCTGGGACGACACCCTGGAGTGGGCCGAGCGGCTCGGCCTCGAGGTGCCCGACGTGCTGTACCGGGGCGTGTTCGACGAGCGCAGGCTGCGCCTTTTGGCGCAACGGCTCGACCCCGGGCGGCAGGAAGGCTATGTGCAGCGCCTTGCGGGCGAGATCGCGTACGCCGACTTCGCCTTCTCGGTCGCCAAGTACGTGCGGGCCGGACACGTGACCACCGACGCGCACTGGCTGGAGCGCCCGGTGATGCGCAACGGCCTGCGCTCCGGGAGGCGCGGGTGA
- a CDS encoding HAD family hydrolase, whose translation MPITAIFLDDGGVLNDNARRALQWRRWLGEFLPRHLGGRAQDWSEANLEVAARLFDGTFLQRHFGARREDVSFLEWERAYALEWLGGMCERMGRPLPDEADRIALMREAHRFVTGRVRAGIPGAAQTLRALHARGYRLYTASYGPRYDLEGHVATLGAGIRELFTELYGADLVNLLKESAEYYRRVFAHAGEDPAEALVLDDSPDNVRRAEAAGARAVLVAPVPVVGVRHRVAALTELPALLQAWEAGAEKGRGLG comes from the coding sequence ATGCCCATCACCGCGATTTTCCTCGATGACGGCGGCGTACTGAACGACAACGCGCGGCGCGCCCTGCAGTGGCGCCGCTGGCTGGGCGAGTTCCTGCCCCGCCACCTGGGCGGCCGCGCACAGGACTGGAGCGAGGCCAACCTCGAGGTGGCCGCCCGGCTGTTCGACGGCACCTTCTTGCAGCGCCACTTCGGCGCGCGCCGCGAGGACGTGAGCTTTCTCGAGTGGGAGCGGGCATATGCCCTCGAGTGGCTGGGCGGGATGTGCGAGCGAATGGGGCGGCCGCTCCCGGACGAGGCCGACCGTATCGCCCTGATGCGGGAGGCGCACCGTTTCGTGACCGGGCGGGTCCGCGCGGGCATTCCTGGAGCGGCCCAGACGTTGCGCGCCCTGCACGCGCGGGGCTACCGGCTCTACACCGCCTCGTACGGTCCCCGCTACGACCTCGAGGGACACGTAGCAACCCTGGGAGCGGGGATCCGTGAGCTGTTCACGGAGCTGTACGGGGCGGACCTCGTGAACTTGCTCAAGGAGAGCGCCGAGTACTACCGCCGCGTCTTCGCGCACGCCGGGGAAGATCCGGCTGAAGCGCTGGTGCTCGATGACAGCCCGGACAACGTGCGCCGCGCTGAGGCGGCCGGGGCGCGGGCGGTGCTGGTCGCGCCGGTACCGGTGGTCGGGGTGCGACACCGCGTCGCGGCCCTGACCGAACTTCCGGCCCTGCTGCAGGCCTGGGAGGCCGGGGCCGAAAAGGGCCGTGGGTTAGGCTAG
- a CDS encoding ATP-binding protein: MYGTTVRLEALGGARLIGSTVTLDPLERKAAGLLTYLALEGPTHRSRLAALLWPEARAATARNNLVQLLRKLRLHLGFDLAQGGEALALTGAVTSDLIEARTRFAQGRLEDFLAHAGEPLAGLDFDDCPEFEDWLLAERDRWTTWRTGALRGLADQAEETGDLSRALALSERLLAQSEVSEDAWRRLMRLHHALGNRHRALEVWQRCQRVLRDELDVEPLPETHELARQIRSGAEARRSAPAVRAPLPLHVLRPPQLIGREREWAILQAARHNGRTPVITGAAGVGKTRLALDFAEAHGRYLKFEGRPGDAAIPYASCARGIRQLLATYPNLSLEAWVRFELSRLLPELSEAGGPPGLLTGEDAKLRLFEAAAWLVRAAAQAPGTRLETLVIEDLQFFDEASSELGHYLLSRLHPLPALLTCRESEAPQTIRTLLGSLIGEGRALRVRLEALTNPAVAALLGDLGVPPQLRGTLERLSGGNPLFLLETVRHLLQRGSLEEADPGNLELPERVKQLILGRLRRLSPTALQAARAAAVLRADFDLEQISGVLGASLLELASAWEELEAAQVVAGERFSHDLLLEAVLESLPPSVGRVLHRSAAKLLEERQAPAARIARHLLAGEQPAAAAVFLRRAAAEARARLRLLEAAEAARQAARLLSRLGQAEEAFDADAEALQLLIVWEATARIEALAEELSRDARTPAQRALVAYARAFFHIHSGQVPQADLAVRRGLALAGESGHPRLRMWLESAAGHVAFLQENHEASASAFARSLELSDQVGTAADRSSALANLAAAQAECERWEACIRSNREVLPLLVRDEDLFTRMQVLINLGLALAHSGRTRAALRAFEEAERLTLRFEAPELDRRRVQMFQAMAHLDLGDPGRALQHAEHARALGEAADVLRETARVLLRLGRPDLAEAHLEQALRLPSAALFTEGTLWLVLAQVRRAAGRQPWEELGHAAERMERSGRAAGRARVAVLEAALLPPAAALERARAALALCERHGMEGVRIDAHARAAQALMRLNEPRAALEHAERAQSGLELFTPKDLDTFEVRWVHAEACRANSRPEAAALLSQLHSDLLRTAEQRVPAEFRRDFLIRAPGHRDILEAAGSVV, encoded by the coding sequence ATGTACGGCACAACGGTTCGTCTGGAAGCCCTCGGGGGAGCCCGCCTGATCGGGTCAACCGTAACGCTGGACCCGCTCGAGCGCAAGGCGGCCGGACTGCTGACCTACCTGGCCCTCGAGGGACCCACGCACCGCTCCCGGCTGGCCGCGCTGCTGTGGCCCGAGGCCCGCGCGGCCACCGCCCGCAACAACTTGGTGCAACTGCTGCGCAAGCTGCGCCTGCACCTGGGCTTTGACCTCGCCCAGGGCGGCGAGGCGCTGGCCCTCACCGGGGCGGTGACGAGCGACCTGATCGAAGCGCGCACGCGGTTCGCCCAGGGCCGCCTCGAGGATTTTCTGGCACATGCGGGCGAACCGCTGGCAGGACTGGACTTCGATGATTGCCCGGAGTTCGAGGACTGGCTGCTGGCCGAACGCGACCGCTGGACCACCTGGAGAACCGGAGCGCTGCGCGGGCTGGCCGATCAGGCCGAAGAGACGGGCGACCTGTCGCGCGCACTCGCCCTGAGCGAGCGCCTGCTCGCTCAGAGCGAGGTGTCCGAGGACGCCTGGCGTCGCCTGATGCGGCTGCACCACGCCCTGGGCAACCGGCACCGCGCCCTGGAAGTCTGGCAGCGCTGCCAGCGGGTGTTGCGCGACGAACTCGACGTGGAGCCGCTGCCCGAAACCCACGAACTGGCCAGACAGATCCGCAGCGGCGCCGAAGCGCGCAGGTCCGCTCCGGCCGTGCGCGCACCGCTGCCGCTGCACGTGCTGCGCCCGCCGCAGCTCATCGGCCGCGAACGCGAGTGGGCCATCCTTCAGGCCGCCCGCCACAACGGACGGACGCCGGTGATCACCGGCGCTGCGGGCGTGGGCAAGACCCGTCTGGCGCTGGACTTTGCCGAAGCCCACGGCCGTTACCTCAAGTTCGAAGGGCGGCCCGGCGACGCTGCCATCCCCTACGCGTCGTGCGCGCGCGGCATTCGGCAGCTGCTGGCCACGTACCCGAACCTGAGCCTCGAGGCCTGGGTGCGCTTCGAGCTGTCGCGGCTGCTTCCCGAACTGTCCGAGGCGGGCGGCCCACCTGGCCTGCTGACCGGCGAGGACGCCAAACTGCGGTTGTTCGAGGCGGCCGCCTGGCTGGTTCGTGCGGCCGCACAAGCTCCCGGCACCCGGCTGGAAACGCTGGTGATCGAGGACCTGCAGTTTTTCGACGAGGCCAGCAGCGAACTCGGTCACTACCTGCTGAGCCGGCTGCACCCGCTGCCGGCCCTGCTGACCTGCCGCGAATCCGAGGCTCCACAGACGATACGCACGCTGCTCGGCAGCCTGATCGGCGAGGGACGCGCGCTGCGCGTGCGCCTCGAGGCCCTGACCAACCCAGCGGTGGCCGCGCTGCTCGGCGACCTGGGGGTTCCCCCGCAACTGCGCGGCACGCTCGAGCGGCTGTCCGGCGGCAACCCGCTGTTCCTGCTGGAAACCGTACGCCACCTGTTGCAGCGCGGCAGCCTCGAGGAAGCCGACCCCGGCAACCTCGAGCTGCCCGAGCGGGTCAAGCAGCTGATCCTCGGCCGCCTGCGCCGCCTCTCCCCCACCGCGCTGCAAGCCGCCCGCGCAGCGGCGGTGCTGCGCGCCGACTTTGACCTCGAGCAGATCTCGGGCGTGCTGGGCGCGTCGCTGCTCGAACTGGCGTCCGCCTGGGAAGAGCTCGAGGCCGCACAGGTGGTCGCGGGCGAACGCTTCAGCCACGACCTGCTGCTCGAGGCCGTGCTCGAATCGCTCCCGCCGTCGGTCGGACGCGTGCTGCACCGCTCGGCCGCCAAGCTGCTCGAGGAACGACAGGCTCCCGCAGCGCGCATCGCCCGTCACCTGCTGGCCGGAGAGCAGCCGGCGGCGGCGGCCGTCTTCTTGCGCCGCGCCGCCGCCGAGGCGCGCGCGCGGCTGCGTCTGCTCGAGGCCGCCGAGGCTGCCCGTCAGGCCGCGCGCCTCCTGAGCCGTCTGGGCCAGGCCGAGGAAGCCTTTGACGCCGACGCCGAAGCGCTGCAATTGCTGATCGTATGGGAAGCGACCGCGCGCATCGAAGCGCTGGCCGAGGAACTGTCGCGCGACGCCCGCACCCCGGCGCAGCGCGCACTGGTAGCGTACGCCCGCGCGTTCTTTCACATTCACAGTGGGCAGGTCCCCCAGGCCGACCTCGCGGTGCGGCGGGGCCTGGCGCTCGCCGGGGAATCCGGGCACCCCCGGCTGCGGATGTGGCTGGAGAGCGCCGCCGGGCACGTGGCTTTCTTGCAAGAAAACCACGAGGCTTCGGCCAGCGCCTTTGCCCGCTCGCTGGAGCTCAGTGATCAGGTGGGCACGGCGGCCGACCGCTCCTCGGCGCTCGCCAACCTGGCAGCCGCCCAGGCCGAATGTGAGCGCTGGGAGGCCTGCATCCGCAGCAACCGTGAGGTGCTGCCGCTGCTGGTTCGCGACGAGGACCTGTTCACACGCATGCAGGTGCTGATCAACCTGGGGCTGGCGCTGGCCCACAGCGGCCGAACGCGCGCAGCGCTGCGCGCGTTCGAGGAAGCCGAGCGGCTCACCCTGCGTTTCGAAGCCCCGGAGCTCGACCGCCGCCGCGTTCAGATGTTCCAGGCCATGGCGCACCTCGACCTGGGCGATCCGGGGCGCGCGCTGCAGCACGCCGAACACGCCCGTGCCCTGGGCGAGGCGGCCGATGTGCTGCGCGAAACGGCCCGCGTCCTGCTGCGCCTGGGCCGACCCGACCTCGCCGAGGCCCACCTCGAGCAAGCCCTGCGCCTGCCGTCTGCGGCGCTGTTCACCGAGGGCACGCTGTGGCTGGTGCTGGCCCAGGTCCGCCGCGCGGCGGGCAGGCAGCCCTGGGAAGAGCTCGGGCACGCGGCCGAGCGGATGGAGCGCAGCGGACGCGCCGCCGGACGGGCGCGCGTCGCGGTTCTCGAAGCGGCCCTGCTGCCTCCGGCGGCGGCCCTCGAGCGCGCACGAGCCGCGCTCGCGCTGTGCGAGCGTCACGGAATGGAAGGCGTGCGTATCGACGCGCACGCCCGGGCAGCTCAGGCCCTGATGCGCCTGAACGAACCGCGCGCGGCCCTCGAGCACGCCGAGCGGGCGCAGAGCGGTCTGGAGCTGTTCACCCCCAAAGACCTGGACACCTTCGAGGTGCGCTGGGTCCACGCCGAAGCCTGCCGCGCGAACAGTCGCCCGGAAGCTGCCGCCCTGTTGTCCCAACTGCACAGCGACCTGCTGCGAACTGCCGAGCAACGCGTTCCCGCCGAGTTCCGCCGCGACTTCCTGATCCGAGCACCCGGCCACCGCGATATCCTCGAGGCAGCAGGCAGCGTCGTGTGA
- a CDS encoding AAA family ATPase: MRPLLQAVARGATPPLEAYLEALPEFDLLDRLRGTEQDPVWHAEGDVFEHTARVLACVYAGFGEQDSLHDRLSLALGAVLHDIAKPLVTRRDLVGGRERVVAPRHADRGRSYAAPRLLELGLPREVFVRVLSMIGHHHDPRKLVEDGAPEHRLRRLARLARPSDLYRLGRADLEGRVCPDLEAQLDTLELFRMACEDLDVWEGDPYHELRALLRAELPRLSPRACDHAFARGILDLEEGTVRSPYEVLARARARSGPLAHLYLTCGPSGSGKSAWTRERFPEATVVSLDQLRAELGRGRSDHGHEGQVLQEARRRLRTALARSETVVWEATGLTRARRAALFGLARDYGALVTQAVFEVPPSEAARRNFDREHAVHPAVLEAQLRSWEWPYADEAHLTESVDPYGKTLALEGGL; encoded by the coding sequence GTGAGGCCGCTGCTGCAGGCGGTCGCGCGCGGAGCAACCCCGCCGCTCGAGGCTTACCTCGAGGCGCTGCCCGAGTTCGACCTGCTTGACCGCCTGCGCGGGACCGAACAGGACCCGGTGTGGCACGCCGAAGGCGACGTGTTCGAGCACACCGCCAGGGTGCTCGCCTGCGTTTACGCCGGTTTCGGAGAGCAAGACAGCCTGCACGACCGTCTGAGTTTGGCCCTTGGCGCGGTGCTGCACGACATCGCCAAGCCGCTGGTGACCCGCCGTGACCTGGTAGGCGGGCGCGAGCGGGTGGTCGCACCCCGCCACGCCGACCGGGGCCGCTCGTATGCCGCGCCCCGCCTGCTCGAGCTCGGCCTGCCGCGTGAAGTCTTCGTGCGGGTGCTGTCGATGATCGGTCACCACCACGACCCGCGCAAACTGGTCGAAGATGGTGCCCCCGAGCACCGCCTGCGCCGCCTCGCGCGCCTCGCGCGCCCGAGTGACCTTTACCGCCTGGGACGCGCGGACCTCGAGGGACGCGTGTGCCCCGACCTCGAGGCCCAGCTCGATACCCTGGAACTGTTCCGCATGGCCTGCGAGGACCTGGACGTGTGGGAAGGCGACCCGTACCACGAACTGCGCGCGCTGCTGCGGGCCGAGCTGCCCCGTCTCAGCCCGCGCGCGTGCGACCACGCCTTCGCGCGCGGGATCCTCGACCTCGAGGAGGGCACGGTACGCTCACCGTACGAGGTGCTGGCGCGGGCCCGGGCCCGCAGCGGCCCGCTGGCCCACCTGTACCTGACCTGCGGCCCCAGCGGTTCGGGCAAGAGCGCCTGGACCCGCGAGCGCTTTCCGGAGGCCACCGTCGTCTCGCTCGACCAGCTGCGCGCCGAACTTGGCCGTGGACGCTCGGACCACGGCCACGAGGGGCAGGTGCTGCAAGAAGCCCGCCGCCGCCTGCGCACCGCCCTCGCCCGCAGCGAGACGGTGGTGTGGGAGGCCACCGGCCTGACCCGTGCGCGGCGCGCCGCCCTGTTCGGCCTCGCCCGCGACTACGGCGCGCTGGTTACCCAGGCCGTGTTCGAAGTGCCCCCCTCCGAAGCGGCCCGCCGCAACTTTGACCGCGAGCACGCGGTGCATCCCGCCGTCCTCGAGGCGCAGCTGCGGAGCTGGGAGTGGCCCTACGCCGACGAGGCGCACCTCACCGAGAGCGTGGACCCCTACGGCAAGACGCTGGCCCTCGAGGGCGGACTCTGA